From Shewanella psychrophila, a single genomic window includes:
- a CDS encoding TorF family putative porin, whose translation MKQAIISGSILASATLLSFSASAAVSGNIGATSNYLWRGVTQTQDAVAVQGGLDYVHDSGLYLGTWASNVDFGDDTSYELDFYAGYAGLIGEDFGYDVGYLYYAYPDSDSNVDFGELSAAISWKWFSLSYSHVVNTGSDVASEPLDNTDMGYIDAGVSFPLSETLSISAHYGYSSGDVVTAWFDTSNYADYSVSLNKETDFGDISFMVSNTDLEGDDPKIALAYSYSFGL comes from the coding sequence ATGAAACAAGCAATAATATCTGGCTCTATTTTAGCTTCGGCCACCCTGCTCAGCTTCTCGGCAAGTGCAGCCGTTTCAGGGAACATCGGTGCGACCTCAAACTACCTATGGAGAGGTGTGACTCAGACTCAAGATGCTGTTGCCGTCCAGGGAGGACTAGATTACGTACATGATAGCGGACTCTATCTTGGTACTTGGGCATCAAATGTCGATTTCGGTGACGACACCAGTTACGAACTCGATTTTTATGCCGGCTATGCAGGATTAATAGGCGAAGACTTTGGCTATGATGTCGGTTATCTCTATTACGCCTATCCAGACAGCGACTCCAATGTCGATTTTGGTGAGCTCAGCGCCGCAATTAGCTGGAAATGGTTCAGCTTAAGCTACTCACATGTCGTCAATACTGGCAGCGATGTGGCCAGTGAGCCATTGGACAATACAGATATGGGCTATATAGACGCCGGAGTCAGCTTTCCCCTATCAGAAACCCTATCCATATCGGCACACTATGGCTACTCCAGCGGTGATGTTGTCACCGCTTGGTTCGACACCAGCAATTATGCCGATTACTCGGTCTCACTCAATAAAGAGACAGATTTTGGCGATATTTCATTTATGGTGAGCAATACAGATCTCGAAGGTGATGATCCTAAAATTGCACTTGCATATAGCTACAGCTTCGGTTTGTAA
- a CDS encoding ABC transporter ATP-binding protein — translation MISDTDDQELAINASELSKNFGELAAVSDLNLKVPKGQIYGFLGPNGCGKSTTIRMLTGLLTPTSGEISVLGMSIPKQAEALRLRIGYMTQKFSLYDDLTVKENLEFIAQIYCLSPNDSKRKIEKLISTYQLTKLAKQFAGTLSGGQKQRLSLACACLNDPELLFLDEPTSAVDPQSRRNFWEQLFDLSEAGTSILVTTHYMDEAERCHGLAIMENGFIRADASPKSLMENMGANVLELTHPNLRRVKDELLKFSEVRSAAQVGARLRVLIDNKVNQPNIWLKQALPSLEQSEIYITPPNLEDVFVTVTEQPSAMEES, via the coding sequence ATGATAAGCGACACTGACGATCAAGAACTCGCCATCAATGCCAGCGAACTAAGCAAGAATTTTGGTGAGCTCGCTGCGGTATCGGATCTCAACCTTAAGGTTCCTAAAGGCCAAATCTATGGTTTTCTTGGGCCCAATGGTTGTGGTAAATCCACTACCATACGTATGTTAACCGGGCTACTAACCCCAACTAGCGGCGAGATTAGCGTACTAGGCATGTCTATCCCTAAGCAGGCAGAAGCACTCAGGCTACGTATAGGTTATATGACACAGAAGTTCTCGCTTTATGACGATCTCACGGTCAAAGAAAATCTGGAGTTTATTGCGCAGATCTACTGCTTATCCCCCAATGATAGTAAGCGAAAAATAGAAAAACTCATCTCCACCTACCAACTAACGAAGCTGGCTAAGCAGTTTGCCGGCACCTTAAGTGGCGGTCAGAAACAGCGGCTTTCCCTTGCCTGCGCCTGCCTCAATGATCCGGAACTGCTGTTTCTGGATGAACCGACTTCGGCCGTAGATCCACAGAGTCGGCGAAATTTTTGGGAGCAACTGTTCGATCTTTCCGAAGCAGGCACCAGCATCTTAGTGACCACTCACTATATGGATGAAGCAGAACGTTGCCATGGTCTCGCCATCATGGAAAATGGATTTATTCGCGCCGACGCCAGTCCAAAGTCTTTGATGGAGAATATGGGGGCTAACGTGCTCGAGCTCACTCACCCTAATCTGAGACGAGTAAAAGATGAGTTACTCAAATTTAGCGAAGTAAGATCGGCGGCCCAAGTAGGGGCGCGCTTACGAGTCTTAATCGATAACAAGGTAAATCAACCCAATATCTGGTTAAAACAGGCCCTGCCCTCATTAGAACAATCGGAAATATACATAACTCCCCCTAATCTCGAAGATGTCTTCGTGACGGTTACAGAGCAGCCTTCAGCTATGGAGGAGAGCTAA
- a CDS encoding ABC transporter permease, which yields MSMINSLRRTMAITTKEVRQLRRDRITFAMVVMIPLIQLLLFGYAINTDVRDVPVAIVDQSDSAAGRWIVEAIKVTQVVSVEAFYETSGEAEAAITRGEIRAALILPPNLTEKLANKETLGQWLVDGSDTMIAGAIMQLRNMPLDQITGITSKQASTFEVALFYNPEQRSAVNIVPGLIAVILTMTMILFTSAAIVREREKGNLELLITTPIKPLELMLGKILPYIFVGLIQMTIILGLGHLIFDVPINGDIAQLLLGTLLFIAASLTLGLIISTIAKTQLQAMQMTIFVILPTILLSGFMFPFEAMPKPAQWLAEILPATHFMRIIRAVVLRGGEISDMRFDALWLVGFTIIGIIIASLRFNKRLD from the coding sequence ATGTCCATGATTAACAGCTTACGTAGGACCATGGCCATAACGACAAAAGAGGTCAGACAGTTAAGAAGAGATCGCATTACTTTTGCCATGGTGGTGATGATCCCTCTAATCCAGCTTCTCCTATTTGGTTATGCCATCAACACCGATGTCAGAGACGTACCAGTTGCCATAGTAGACCAGAGTGACTCCGCCGCGGGTCGCTGGATAGTCGAGGCAATTAAAGTCACCCAGGTCGTATCTGTCGAAGCCTTTTATGAAACCAGCGGAGAAGCTGAAGCGGCGATTACTCGCGGCGAAATCCGCGCCGCCCTTATCCTACCGCCAAACTTAACCGAAAAGCTGGCCAATAAGGAAACCTTAGGCCAATGGCTAGTAGATGGCTCGGACACCATGATAGCCGGTGCAATAATGCAACTACGCAATATGCCTCTGGATCAAATAACAGGCATAACCAGCAAGCAAGCTTCTACCTTCGAAGTCGCACTGTTTTATAATCCTGAGCAGAGATCGGCAGTCAATATCGTTCCCGGACTCATCGCGGTCATCTTAACCATGACCATGATCTTGTTTACCTCGGCAGCAATTGTCCGCGAACGTGAGAAAGGTAATTTAGAACTGTTGATCACCACGCCTATCAAGCCACTCGAGCTCATGTTAGGTAAAATTTTGCCTTATATATTCGTCGGCCTCATCCAGATGACCATCATTCTCGGTCTAGGGCACCTCATCTTCGATGTGCCGATTAACGGTGATATCGCTCAGTTGCTGTTAGGCACTTTATTGTTTATCGCCGCGAGCCTGACACTGGGATTAATCATCTCAACCATAGCTAAGACTCAACTTCAGGCCATGCAGATGACGATATTTGTTATCTTACCCACCATCTTGCTGTCTGGCTTTATGTTCCCTTTCGAGGCGATGCCTAAACCTGCTCAGTGGCTCGCAGAAATTCTTCCAGCGACTCACTTTATGCGCATCATTCGTGCAGTTGTGCTCAGAGGTGGGGAGATAAGTGACATGAGGTTCGATGCCCTCTGGCTAGTAGGCTTCACCATCATAGGTATTATCATAGCGTCGCTAAGATTCAATAAGCGCCTAGATTGA
- a CDS encoding HU family DNA-binding protein, producing MNKTELVAKIAENADLTKAEAARALKSFEETITETLKGGDKISIVGFGSFETTNRAARTGRNPQTGKEIQIPAATVPKFKAGKTLKDSVN from the coding sequence ATGAATAAGACTGAACTTGTTGCAAAAATAGCTGAAAATGCGGATCTGACTAAAGCAGAAGCTGCACGCGCACTAAAATCTTTTGAAGAGACAATCACTGAAACTCTCAAGGGTGGTGACAAAATCTCTATCGTTGGCTTTGGTTCTTTTGAAACTACTAATCGAGCTGCACGTACTGGCCGCAATCCACAAACGGGCAAAGAAATCCAGATCCCAGCTGCGACTGTACCGAAATTTAAAGCCGGTAAGACTCTGAAAGATAGCGTTAATTAA
- a CDS encoding HlyD family secretion protein, whose product MKQILLITMLALLTACQGDMPNQALGTLERDRVLLRATASEIITSLPQTEGSLVQKGELLVQFDTRKQEARVAIAKAEVNKAQAYLLRLTNGERPEDIATAQANVARTKAALLEADQNLKRTSSLLKQNLASQATQDRAKAGRDQARAELTAAQENLSKLIAGVREEDINQGRAALDAEVASLSLEQQTLNDLSVIATRSGRLDSLPFNLGERVPPNAVIVAIQADNAPYARVYIPEPYMAKLTIGQKLNVRVDGLDKALIGTLRRLSKEPAFTPYYALNQEDRARLVYLAEIDLGPEADNLPTGIPSQVDLP is encoded by the coding sequence ATGAAGCAAATCCTGTTAATCACTATGCTCGCACTATTAACCGCCTGTCAGGGAGACATGCCCAATCAGGCATTAGGCACCTTAGAGCGGGATCGCGTACTCCTTCGAGCTACGGCCAGTGAGATTATTACCTCATTGCCCCAGACCGAAGGCAGCTTAGTGCAAAAAGGCGAGCTACTGGTTCAATTCGATACCCGCAAGCAAGAAGCAAGAGTCGCCATTGCCAAAGCTGAGGTCAATAAGGCACAGGCCTATCTTTTGCGTTTAACCAACGGCGAACGGCCCGAAGATATCGCCACCGCACAAGCCAATGTGGCTCGTACTAAAGCAGCATTACTTGAAGCCGATCAGAACTTGAAACGCACATCCAGCCTCTTGAAACAAAACCTCGCGAGTCAGGCGACCCAGGACAGGGCGAAAGCCGGCAGAGATCAGGCTCGAGCCGAATTAACAGCCGCACAAGAAAATCTTAGCAAGCTCATTGCTGGAGTACGAGAAGAAGATATTAACCAAGGAAGAGCGGCGCTGGATGCCGAGGTTGCCAGCTTGTCGCTGGAACAGCAGACATTAAATGATCTAAGCGTGATAGCCACCCGTAGCGGACGACTGGACAGCTTACCCTTTAATCTCGGTGAGCGTGTGCCACCAAATGCCGTCATAGTCGCGATTCAAGCCGACAATGCTCCCTATGCGCGCGTCTATATACCCGAGCCTTATATGGCCAAGCTCACCATAGGTCAAAAGCTTAATGTACGGGTAGACGGCTTAGACAAGGCCTTGATAGGTACTTTACGTCGTTTGAGCAAGGAGCCAGCATTTACCCCTTACTATGCACTCAACCAAGAAGACAGGGCTCGCCTGGTATACCTTGCCGAAATAGACCTAGGGCCAGAGGCCGATAATTTGCCTACCGGCATCCCCTCTCAGGTGGATCTGCCATGA
- a CDS encoding IS4 family transposase produces MQVSQAFDMINQLKPHQVETLADLLPLELIEEAYSLTETVTIRKRELTLESMAWLIIGMAIYNDKSMAHIINMLDIVDREGKPFVAPSALTQRRKNLGEAAMKALFECTQAHWNREALHPNWNGLTLLGVDGVVWRAEDTPDNAEAFSRQKETQYPQVRMVCQMELSSHLITASAFDDYAVNEMILAEKLIDSTPDHSLTLFDRGFYSLGLLYQWQSTGNERHWLIPLKKNVQYEVLRSLGRNDKIVQLKSNPHARKRWPELPYELEVRLISRKINGKEYSVLTSMIDPMRYPVADIADLYVHRWEIELGYREQKQYMLGNRLTLRSRLPELVKQELWGILLTYNLVRYQMVKMCHQLKGDYLPYQLSFNGSLAHILRLLVGLPYSTPGAIPRQLKYFYEMAESLILEPRRTRSFPRTVKRRPQKYARNKKCQ; encoded by the coding sequence ATGCAAGTTTCCCAAGCTTTTGACATGATCAACCAACTCAAGCCCCATCAAGTTGAAACCCTCGCAGATTTACTCCCTCTGGAGTTGATAGAGGAAGCGTATTCATTAACTGAAACAGTCACGATTAGAAAACGTGAATTAACACTAGAGTCAATGGCTTGGCTTATTATTGGAATGGCTATCTATAATGATAAGTCGATGGCTCACATCATTAACATGCTCGATATCGTTGATAGAGAGGGCAAGCCATTTGTTGCTCCGAGCGCATTAACTCAACGACGAAAAAATCTCGGTGAAGCGGCAATGAAAGCTCTGTTTGAGTGCACTCAAGCTCACTGGAATCGTGAAGCTCTACATCCAAACTGGAATGGACTGACGTTACTGGGAGTCGATGGTGTAGTCTGGCGGGCGGAAGATACTCCCGATAATGCAGAAGCCTTTTCTCGACAAAAAGAGACTCAATATCCTCAAGTTCGTATGGTCTGCCAAATGGAATTGAGTAGCCATCTTATTACCGCCAGTGCTTTCGATGATTACGCCGTTAATGAGATGATTTTGGCCGAAAAGCTTATCGACTCCACACCGGATCATAGTCTGACATTGTTTGATCGAGGCTTTTATTCTCTAGGGCTACTTTATCAGTGGCAATCCACAGGTAACGAGCGACACTGGCTAATTCCGTTGAAAAAAAATGTCCAATATGAAGTGCTCCGCAGCTTGGGGCGCAACGATAAAATCGTTCAATTAAAAAGTAATCCACATGCCAGAAAACGATGGCCTGAGCTGCCTTATGAGCTGGAAGTTCGGCTGATAAGTCGAAAGATTAATGGCAAGGAATACTCGGTTTTGACATCAATGATAGATCCCATGCGTTATCCCGTTGCAGACATAGCTGACTTATACGTGCATCGATGGGAAATAGAATTAGGTTATCGAGAGCAAAAACAATACATGCTAGGTAATCGTTTAACGTTGAGAAGTCGACTGCCAGAGCTTGTAAAACAGGAGTTGTGGGGGATCTTACTCACCTACAATCTAGTGCGTTATCAGATGGTGAAAATGTGTCATCAACTCAAAGGGGATTATCTCCCTTATCAGTTGAGTTTTAATGGTTCTTTGGCTCATATTTTGAGGCTATTAGTGGGTTTGCCCTACTCGACACCAGGTGCAATTCCTCGTCAGCTTAAATATTTCTATGAAATGGCTGAAAGCCTGATTTTAGAGCCCCGACGAACTCGGTCTTTTCCTAGAACGGTCAAGCGCAGACCACAGAAATATGCCAGAAATAAAAAATGCCAGTAA
- a CDS encoding response regulator, which produces MSMLHPSELSILLVEPSDTQRKIISNRLNQEGINNIQTAKSLDEALTIIYRHHPDLVASAMHFEDGTALDLLKQLKDNDKYQDIQFMLVSSECRREHLEAYRQSGVVSILPKPFSSEHLGKALNATIDLLSNDELDLNHFDVHNLRVLLVDDSMMARNIIKRTISNLGLRLITEASDGAEAIELMKSSMFDLVITDYNMPSVDGLALTQFIRNDSEQSHIPILMVSSEANETHLSNVSQAGVNALCDKPFEPQLVKQLLYQLLDE; this is translated from the coding sequence ATGAGCATGCTACACCCGAGTGAACTTTCAATACTGCTTGTAGAGCCTTCTGATACTCAACGAAAAATCATCAGTAACCGTTTGAATCAGGAAGGCATTAATAACATTCAGACCGCCAAGAGCTTAGATGAAGCCCTCACCATCATATACAGACATCATCCGGATCTTGTTGCCAGTGCCATGCACTTCGAAGACGGTACGGCATTAGATCTGCTCAAGCAGCTCAAAGACAATGACAAATATCAAGATATACAGTTTATGTTGGTCTCCAGCGAATGTCGTCGTGAACATCTGGAGGCTTATCGCCAATCCGGTGTAGTATCGATATTACCAAAACCCTTCTCTTCGGAGCATTTAGGTAAGGCACTAAACGCCACCATAGATCTACTTAGTAATGATGAACTAGATCTCAACCATTTTGATGTACACAACCTTAGGGTACTGCTCGTAGACGACAGCATGATGGCGAGAAATATTATTAAGCGCACTATAAGCAATTTAGGTCTTAGGTTAATCACCGAGGCTAGCGATGGTGCCGAAGCGATTGAACTCATGAAATCGAGTATGTTTGATCTGGTGATCACTGATTATAATATGCCAAGTGTAGACGGACTTGCCCTCACTCAGTTTATTCGTAATGACAGCGAACAATCCCATATCCCTATCTTAATGGTGTCATCAGAAGCGAACGAAACACATCTGAGTAACGTGTCTCAGGCAGGGGTCAATGCTCTTTGTGACAAACCCTTCGAACCTCAACTGGTTAAGCAACTTCTGTATCAATTACTTGATGAGTAA